One Algibacter sp. L3A6 genomic region harbors:
- a CDS encoding GLPGLI family protein codes for MNRNSCLLVLLILSNFSVFSQSLKGVVSKTNIRSAAGNTEISDKVKKPKYYGYTYSNGVSLLKLISNEGTTIDTTFVGDEKLKDKGLETVYTYIKSHEENYYKNFNTNLYRLEVSKRNKNQINKNVSIKDTIPVYNWSLENLNQTIAGYNCKKATTIKTVGPRVINITAWYCEDLPISDGPMDYSGLPGMILQIEVEKNTIIKFEKLKYFKSENIEIVEPTNKTKMLTIQEYIKTR; via the coding sequence ATGAATAGAAATAGTTGTTTACTAGTATTACTGATATTATCAAATTTTTCTGTTTTTTCACAATCCTTAAAAGGTGTTGTTTCAAAAACGAATATTAGAAGTGCTGCTGGTAATACCGAAATAAGTGATAAGGTAAAAAAGCCAAAATATTATGGTTATACTTACAGTAATGGTGTTTCGCTACTCAAATTAATTTCTAATGAAGGTACTACTATTGATACTACTTTTGTTGGAGATGAAAAATTAAAGGATAAAGGGCTCGAAACGGTATATACATATATAAAATCTCACGAGGAGAATTATTATAAAAACTTTAATACTAATCTTTATAGATTAGAAGTTTCAAAAAGAAATAAAAATCAAATAAATAAAAATGTTAGTATAAAAGATACTATACCTGTTTATAACTGGAGTTTAGAAAACCTAAACCAAACTATTGCTGGGTATAATTGTAAAAAAGCAACAACAATAAAGACAGTTGGCCCAAGAGTTATTAATATTACGGCTTGGTATTGTGAAGATCTTCCTATTAGCGATGGGCCAATGGACTACAGCGGCTTACCGGGTATGATTTTACAAATAGAGGTCGAAAAAAACACCATTATAAAATTTGAAAAATTAAAATATTTTAAAAGCGAAAATATCGAAATAGTCGAGCCTACAAATAAAACTAAAATGCTTACTATTCAGGAATATATTAAGACGCGCTGA